In Ictalurus furcatus strain D&B chromosome 23, Billie_1.0, whole genome shotgun sequence, a single window of DNA contains:
- the LOC128599645 gene encoding uncharacterized protein LOC128599645: protein MAVLRGNTKESYPIRDMEQEEAALQDRLYAAFQCSERRLLNSLRQRQAEVIAKYGEITEITEPLGIGSDLPWQVEWTRTPQPMEVCVVCLRTVREKLSRGLYSVRVSLHSGLGGPALRWSGLKEQQWTGVTEPVEHHGQICDIELLINQNLPVVLPASCDLLPSTVLMFRLLSMPSKQCAVRAVMAWGVFPVCDCSLTLIQGRFRTPLLRGCPNSAIDQFSKIERLLSADLDNWLCNLYFQVLILNCTEQKLRPGQYI, encoded by the exons GAATCATATCCCATTAGAGACATGGAACAAGAGGAAGCTGCTCTGCAGGATCGGCTTTATGCAGCTTTCCAGTG TTCAGAGAGACGTTTGCTGAATTCACTGCGTCAGCGTCAGGCTGAAGTCATTGCCAAGTATGGAGAAATCACTGAAATCACTGAACCACTGGGCATCGGATCTGATCTTCCCTggcag GTGGAGTGGACACGAACCCCACAGCCaatggaggtgtgtgtggtgtgtttacGGACAGTGAGGGAGAAGCTCAGTAGGGGGCTGTACAGCGTGCGTGTGTCCCTGCACAGTGGGTTGGGTGGCCCTGCACTGCGCTGGTCCGGCCTGAAGGAGCAGCAGTGGACAGGAGTCACAGAGCCTGTGGAACATCACGGCCAAATCTGCGATATAGAGCTACTCATTAACCAGAACCTCCCTGTg gtCTTGCCTGCATCATGTGACCTCTTGCCCTCCACTGTGCTGATGTTCAGGCTTCTGAGCATGCCCAGTAAGCAATGTGCTGTGAGGGCAGTGATGGCCTGGGGGGTATTCCCCGTCTGTGACTGCTCTCTAACCCTTATCCAAGGTAGATTTCGCACTCCGCTGCTTCGGGGTTGTCCCAACTCAGCGATAGACCAGTTCAGTAAAATAGAGCGGCTGCTCTCTGCTGACCTGGACAACTGGCTCTGCAACCTTTACTTCCAGGTACTAATTCTGAATTGCACTGAACAGAAGCTGAGACCTGGGCAATATATCTGA